The Inediibacterium massiliense genome has a segment encoding these proteins:
- the flgL gene encoding flagellar hook-associated protein FlgL has protein sequence MRITNSMMVNTTLMNLNSNLSRLDFYNKQFSTTKKFTLPSEDPVGTSKSLTLHTAVAELKQNKETANDVISFLEITESAIEDIGNVLQRARELAVSADGTETKEDKQKIQAEMDQLKEQLIKLGNTTYAGKYVFSGYKTDKELFDKDGKYNIALADDEKMNYKIGIADEVTVNTLGHKLFGVGPGDQDKVNTTTEPKVNDSAQLIELFQDLSTALKEDKQDDINKILGRIDQHHENILAVRGELGAKYNRMEMTMKRIDRDIINFTGLLSKNEDADMAQVSIDLKTAESVYRASLAAGSKVIQPSLVDFIR, from the coding sequence ATGAGAATTACAAATTCTATGATGGTGAATACTACTCTTATGAATTTAAATTCTAACTTGTCTAGATTAGATTTTTACAATAAACAATTTAGTACCACTAAGAAATTTACTTTGCCATCAGAAGATCCAGTAGGAACATCTAAAAGCTTGACACTACATACGGCAGTAGCAGAATTAAAGCAAAATAAAGAAACGGCTAATGATGTAATTTCATTTCTTGAAATTACAGAATCAGCTATAGAGGATATAGGAAATGTACTACAAAGAGCCAGAGAATTAGCTGTTAGTGCAGACGGAACAGAAACAAAAGAAGACAAGCAAAAAATACAAGCAGAGATGGATCAATTAAAAGAACAATTGATCAAACTAGGGAATACTACGTATGCAGGAAAATATGTTTTCTCAGGCTATAAAACAGATAAAGAGCTATTTGATAAAGATGGAAAGTACAATATTGCTTTAGCAGATGATGAAAAAATGAATTACAAAATAGGTATTGCAGATGAAGTAACAGTAAATACTCTAGGACACAAATTATTTGGAGTAGGACCGGGCGATCAAGATAAAGTGAATACAACTACTGAGCCTAAAGTAAACGACTCAGCTCAACTTATAGAACTATTTCAAGATTTGAGTACAGCATTAAAAGAAGATAAGCAAGATGATATTAATAAAATATTAGGAAGAATTGACCAACATCATGAAAATATACTTGCTGTTCGTGGAGAACTTGGAGCGAAATATAATCGAATGGAAATGACTATGAAGCGTATTGATAGAGATATTATAAATTTTACAGGACTTTTATCTAAAAATGAAGATGCAGATATGGCACAAGTTAGCATTGATTTAAAAACTGCAGAAAGTGTCTATAGAGCATCATTAGCAGCAGGTTCAAAGGTTATTCAGCCAAGCCTTGTAGATTTTATTAGATAG
- a CDS encoding DUF6470 family protein gives MPFRIETQPALIGIQTTNAKLEIQQPKADVNMHTEKPKLEIHTEPIQVQIDQYPCRAEAGLKNYKDLTKDNVEFARQKMGETIDKIVRQGNELMDIHENEDTIANQAEENAYLIFKKEWNIGFIPTSRPIIDFKGGNVDIQVKEGKVNMDVKVNKPIVDYTAGKVDIYLRQKNSIHIEYMREKFNQLG, from the coding sequence ATGCCTTTTCGTATAGAAACACAACCAGCACTGATTGGAATACAAACTACAAATGCAAAATTAGAAATTCAGCAGCCAAAAGCAGACGTGAACATGCATACAGAAAAGCCCAAATTAGAAATTCATACAGAGCCTATACAAGTACAAATTGATCAATATCCATGCCGTGCAGAAGCAGGACTAAAAAATTATAAGGATCTGACAAAAGATAATGTAGAATTTGCAAGGCAAAAGATGGGTGAAACCATAGACAAAATTGTAAGGCAAGGAAATGAGCTTATGGATATTCATGAAAATGAAGACACTATAGCCAATCAAGCAGAAGAAAATGCATATCTAATATTTAAAAAGGAATGGAATATAGGTTTTATCCCTACCAGTAGACCGATTATAGATTTTAAAGGTGGAAATGTGGATATACAAGTCAAAGAAGGAAAAGTAAATATGGATGTAAAAGTAAATAAGCCTATAGTAGATTATACTGCTGGAAAAGTAGACATTTATCTAAGACAAAAAAATAGCATACATATAGAGTATATGAGAGAAAAGTTCAACCAGCTTGGTTGA
- the fliW gene encoding flagellar assembly protein FliW, translating into MILNTKHFGEIEIDDQKIIEFKEGIPGFENIKKYTIITNPEKEVPFHWLQAIDEPELTFVITNPFLFKNDYEFHIPDKVIEELNIEKEEDLMIFTIVVIPDDMSKITMNTRAPLVINMKKKSGKQLLLDDEKYPLKYYLLEEEGAC; encoded by the coding sequence ATGATACTAAACACCAAGCATTTTGGAGAAATAGAGATAGATGATCAAAAAATTATTGAATTTAAAGAAGGAATACCAGGGTTTGAAAATATAAAAAAATATACGATTATCACAAATCCAGAAAAGGAAGTGCCTTTTCATTGGCTACAAGCTATAGATGAGCCGGAGCTTACATTTGTCATTACAAACCCTTTTTTATTTAAAAATGATTATGAATTTCATATTCCAGATAAAGTAATAGAAGAATTAAATATTGAAAAAGAAGAAGATTTAATGATTTTTACTATTGTAGTAATACCTGATGATATGAGTAAAATAACTATGAATACAAGAGCGCCTTTAGTAATTAATATGAAAAAGAAAAGTGGAAAACAACTATTACTTGATGATGAAAAATATCCTCTCAAATATTATTTACTAGAGGAGGAAGGAGCATGTTAA
- the csrA gene encoding carbon storage regulator CsrA — MLILSRKKDESIIIDHKMEIKVISIEDGKVRLGINAPKEIDIYRKEVYIEIEEENKKAAIGKLDFEGIKNLFNKK; from the coding sequence ATGTTAATTTTAAGTAGAAAAAAAGATGAAAGTATTATCATAGATCATAAAATGGAAATAAAAGTAATAAGTATAGAAGATGGAAAAGTAAGACTTGGGATCAATGCTCCTAAAGAAATAGATATATATAGAAAAGAAGTATATATAGAAATAGAAGAAGAAAATAAGAAAGCTGCTATTGGAAAGCTTGATTTTGAAGGAATCAAAAATTTATTTAATAAAAAATGA
- a CDS encoding flagellin: MIINHNMMAMNTHRQMGINQGNGSKSIEKLSSGLRINRAGDDAAGLSISEKMRAQIRGLDQASRNAQDGISMIQTAEGALQETHAILQRMRELAVQSSSDTNVDVDRDAIQGEITQLKSEIDRIGDTTEFNTKKLLNGNLSSAGAAGGVNAVSGAQVFKQTSGSLTGVAAAAVNASGANLDMTAKDALVIDGEKITIDWNKHLTAEDKAVLNADYSTTNLDATTSGKVRDIMERVINASIDESGTGASHIKITDSTAGTFKIESTAEGNDSKVELYHGTDGAATAKLADGTTTAVGAKSVLSLYVGANAEMAGGAVTQTSGTNQVLDAMAGTDKFQLSIDGHTMEITSPVAAAGSDANTYATALQTAINTAIGNYNTAAGFTSEEQKIKDVAVSVENGRLTISSPSGPVDLQDVTNGDALSKLGLDQASRQSGATGAVTFQIGANKGQTMGLSINDMRTGALGINGIDLSTQTGASESITKLETAIKNVSSERSKLGAVQNRLEHTIKNLDTSSENLQASESRIRDVDMAKEMMSFQKNNILQQAAQAMLAQANQAPQGVLQLLR, encoded by the coding sequence ATGATAATCAATCACAATATGATGGCAATGAATACTCATAGACAAATGGGAATCAATCAAGGAAATGGTTCTAAATCAATTGAAAAATTATCTTCAGGATTAAGAATCAACAGAGCTGGAGATGATGCAGCAGGTCTATCTATATCTGAAAAAATGAGAGCTCAAATTAGAGGATTAGATCAAGCATCAAGAAATGCTCAAGATGGTATTTCAATGATCCAAACTGCTGAAGGAGCACTTCAAGAAACACATGCGATACTTCAAAGAATGAGAGAATTAGCAGTACAATCATCTTCTGATACAAACGTAGATGTAGACAGAGATGCAATACAAGGAGAGATTACTCAGCTTAAGAGTGAGATCGATCGTATTGGAGATACAACAGAATTCAATACAAAGAAACTTTTAAATGGAAATCTTTCATCCGCAGGTGCTGCAGGGGGAGTAAATGCAGTATCAGGTGCTCAAGTATTTAAACAAACAAGTGGTTCTTTAACTGGTGTAGCTGCAGCAGCTGTAAATGCAAGTGGAGCAAACCTTGATATGACAGCTAAAGATGCATTAGTAATTGATGGAGAAAAAATTACAATTGATTGGAATAAACATTTAACAGCAGAAGATAAAGCAGTTTTAAATGCGGATTACAGTACAACTAACTTAGATGCAACTACTAGTGGAAAAGTTAGAGATATTATGGAACGTGTGATCAATGCTTCTATTGATGAATCAGGTACAGGAGCAAGTCACATCAAAATAACAGATTCAACAGCAGGAACATTCAAAATTGAAAGCACTGCTGAAGGAAATGATTCAAAAGTTGAACTTTATCATGGTACTGACGGAGCTGCAACAGCTAAATTAGCAGATGGTACTACTACAGCAGTAGGAGCTAAATCAGTTCTAAGCTTATATGTAGGTGCAAATGCTGAAATGGCAGGAGGAGCTGTTACTCAAACTTCTGGAACAAATCAAGTATTAGACGCTATGGCAGGTACAGATAAATTCCAATTATCTATTGATGGACATACAATGGAAATTACTTCACCAGTAGCAGCAGCGGGTTCTGATGCGAACACATATGCTACTGCATTACAAACAGCTATCAATACTGCAATTGGAAACTACAACACGGCAGCAGGATTTACATCTGAAGAGCAAAAAATTAAAGATGTTGCTGTAAGTGTTGAAAATGGAAGATTAACAATTTCTAGTCCAAGTGGTCCTGTAGACCTTCAAGATGTTACAAATGGAGATGCATTATCAAAATTAGGTCTTGATCAAGCTTCTAGACAAAGTGGAGCTACAGGTGCAGTTACATTCCAAATCGGTGCAAATAAAGGACAAACTATGGGATTATCCATTAATGATATGAGAACTGGTGCTCTTGGAATCAATGGAATTGATTTAAGTACACAAACAGGTGCTTCTGAATCTATTACAAAACTTGAAACTGCAATTAAAAATGTATCTTCTGAACGTTCTAAATTAGGAGCTGTTCAAAATAGATTAGAGCATACAATTAAGAACTTAGATACATCTTCTGAAAACCTACAAGCATCTGAATCTAGAATCAGAGACGTAGATATGGCAAAAGAAATGATGTCATTCCAAAAGAATAACATCTTACAACAAGCAGCTCAAGCAATGCTTGCGCAAGCTAATCAGGCTCCTCAAGGAGTACTTCAATTATTAAGATAG
- a CDS encoding carbon storage regulator: MLVIGRKPGEYVVINENIKVKVVKSNDGDLRLAIDAPREVRIVRGELYEQEQMELAK; this comes from the coding sequence ATGTTAGTTATAGGCAGGAAGCCAGGAGAATATGTAGTAATCAATGAAAATATCAAAGTAAAGGTAGTCAAAAGCAATGATGGTGATTTAAGACTAGCCATTGATGCACCGAGGGAAGTAAGAATTGTTCGTGGAGAATTATACGAACAAGAACAAATGGAGTTAGCAAAATAA
- a CDS encoding flagellin, with the protein MIINHNMMAMNTHRQMGINTNTGAKSIEKLSSGLRINRAGDDAAGLSISEKMRAQIRGLNQASRNGQDGISMIQTAEGALQETQAILQRMRELAVQSSNDTNVEIDRGAIQGEIKQLKNEIDRIGNTTEFNTQSLLKGDGSSSLDKTGLVTKSNLTGGDVTHTDATQALKVGSAFVKGDTVKLNLNGEEVTITFADTADNGKGAAKVFDVTGKSATVNLAASADATTSATAIKDALTKVIAANDKLAGNYTVAASGDTATITAGGDFEGSKGFIGASTIGGSGTVTGGTDSIGTTVYDKASGTIDFSSVSTDAKLEDLIKKGITINGQKVEFYNANDGAYKGDAVGVNISDALAATASKEVALSKAIADQLGDKLDGVSVTDNTDGTLTITAKEGGKAGNDITVSDGGVQEDFKASFQIGSNEGQTMEISIGDMRADALGIKDVDLSTREDAQKAITTLESAIASVSAQRSELGAFQNRLEHTIKNLDTSAENLQASESRIRDVDMAKEMMSFQKNNILQQAAQAMLAQANQAPQGVLQLLR; encoded by the coding sequence ATGATTATCAATCACAATATGATGGCTATGAACACTCATAGACAAATGGGTATCAACACAAACACTGGAGCAAAATCAATCGAAAAATTATCTTCAGGATTAAGAATCAATAGAGCAGGAGATGACGCAGCAGGACTTTCTATCTCTGAAAAGATGAGAGCACAAATTAGAGGATTAAACCAAGCATCAAGAAATGGTCAAGATGGTATTTCAATGATTCAAACTGCAGAAGGAGCACTTCAAGAAACTCAAGCAATCCTTCAAAGAATGAGAGAACTTGCAGTTCAATCTTCAAATGATACAAACGTTGAAATTGATCGTGGTGCTATTCAAGGAGAAATTAAACAATTAAAAAATGAAATTGATAGAATTGGTAATACAACTGAGTTTAATACACAAAGTCTTTTAAAGGGTGATGGAAGTTCAAGCTTAGATAAAACGGGTCTTGTAACTAAATCAAACTTAACTGGTGGAGATGTGACTCATACTGATGCAACACAAGCACTTAAGGTAGGATCTGCATTTGTTAAAGGAGATACTGTTAAGCTTAACTTAAATGGAGAAGAAGTTACGATTACTTTTGCAGATACAGCTGATAATGGAAAAGGAGCAGCAAAAGTATTTGATGTAACTGGTAAATCTGCTACAGTAAACTTAGCTGCATCAGCAGATGCAACAACTTCTGCAACTGCAATCAAAGATGCGTTAACAAAGGTAATTGCAGCAAATGATAAATTAGCTGGAAATTATACTGTTGCTGCAAGTGGAGATACAGCTACTATAACAGCTGGAGGAGATTTTGAAGGTTCTAAAGGGTTTATAGGAGCATCTACTATAGGAGGATCAGGAACAGTTACTGGAGGAACAGATTCAATAGGAACTACAGTATATGATAAGGCAAGTGGAACAATAGATTTTAGTTCTGTTTCTACAGATGCTAAATTAGAAGATTTAATTAAAAAAGGAATTACTATTAATGGACAAAAGGTAGAATTTTATAATGCGAATGATGGAGCTTATAAAGGAGATGCTGTAGGAGTTAACATTTCTGATGCTTTAGCGGCAACTGCTAGTAAAGAAGTAGCTCTTTCTAAAGCTATTGCTGATCAATTAGGAGACAAATTAGATGGAGTTTCAGTTACAGACAATACAGATGGTACATTAACAATTACTGCTAAAGAAGGTGGAAAAGCAGGAAATGATATTACTGTATCTGATGGTGGAGTTCAAGAAGATTTTAAAGCAAGTTTCCAAATTGGTTCAAATGAAGGTCAAACTATGGAAATTAGTATAGGGGATATGAGAGCAGATGCGTTAGGTATTAAGGATGTTGATTTATCAACAAGAGAAGATGCACAAAAAGCTATTACTACACTTGAAAGTGCAATAGCTTCAGTATCTGCTCAACGTTCTGAACTTGGAGCATTCCAAAATAGATTAGAGCACACAATCAAAAACTTAGATACATCAGCTGAAAACCTACAAGCATCTGAATCAAGAATCAGAGACGTAGATATGGCAAAAGAAATGATGTCATTCCAAAAGAATAACATCTTACAACAAGCAGCTCAAGCAATGCTAGCTCAAGCTAATCAGGCTCCTCAGGGAGTACTTCAATTATTAAGATAA
- a CDS encoding ATP-binding protein produces MKFIGREYERKILEKLYSENNFQFVVMYGRRRVGKTRLLSEFCKNKNSIFFVAEEYNDKVALEKFSKKILEHFHMDEWMQGFDSWEKAFLFLNQKAKKEPIVLIIDEFPYIVAANHSIPSLMQNLIDHQLKDSKLFIVVCGSSMSFMEKKILSYKSPLYGRRTSQMKIEPFDFFDSIKFFPNYSVEHKIIAYGIVGGIPQYLLKFKDSFSIEENIKNHILDKSSYLYEEPATLLKQELRQPALYNSIIEVIATGSSKLNEISTKVGEDSSKCSNYIKSLIELQIVEKEVPVGEKETSKKTIYSIKDHLFRFWYRFIFNNIGLIEQEMIDYVYEHKILPDLNDFLGSTFEKICVDFLKAKNKSMKLPFVFEKIGRWWGNNPIMKREEEIDILATSKDHALIGECKWRNQLLDMNVVHSLIEKSQALKYENKYYIYFSKSGFTKDVINFSSHNEKIILVDFSTEILGE; encoded by the coding sequence ATGAAATTTATAGGTAGAGAATATGAGAGAAAGATTCTTGAAAAATTATATAGTGAAAATAATTTTCAATTTGTAGTTATGTACGGAAGAAGAAGAGTTGGAAAAACAAGACTATTAAGTGAGTTTTGTAAAAATAAAAATTCTATATTTTTTGTAGCAGAAGAATATAATGACAAAGTAGCTTTAGAAAAATTTTCTAAAAAAATATTGGAACATTTTCATATGGATGAATGGATGCAAGGTTTTGATTCATGGGAGAAAGCTTTTTTATTTCTTAACCAAAAAGCTAAGAAAGAGCCTATTGTATTAATCATAGATGAATTTCCATATATAGTTGCAGCCAATCATTCTATACCTTCACTGATGCAAAACTTAATAGATCATCAATTGAAGGACAGTAAATTATTTATCGTGGTGTGTGGATCTTCTATGAGTTTTATGGAAAAAAAGATTCTTTCGTATAAAAGTCCTCTTTATGGAAGAAGAACATCTCAAATGAAAATAGAACCCTTTGATTTTTTTGATAGTATAAAGTTTTTTCCGAATTATAGTGTAGAACATAAGATAATAGCCTATGGAATTGTTGGAGGAATACCACAGTATTTGTTAAAGTTTAAGGATTCCTTTTCTATTGAAGAAAATATAAAAAATCATATATTAGACAAATCAAGCTATTTATATGAAGAGCCAGCAACTCTTTTAAAGCAAGAGCTTAGGCAACCAGCTTTATATAATTCAATTATTGAAGTAATCGCTACTGGAAGCTCGAAGCTAAATGAGATATCTACAAAGGTAGGTGAAGATAGTTCAAAATGCTCTAATTATATAAAATCACTTATAGAGCTTCAAATTGTAGAGAAAGAAGTTCCAGTAGGAGAGAAAGAAACTAGTAAAAAAACCATTTATTCTATAAAAGATCATTTGTTTCGGTTTTGGTATAGATTTATTTTTAATAACATAGGACTAATAGAACAAGAAATGATTGACTATGTATATGAACATAAGATTTTACCTGATTTAAATGATTTTCTAGGAAGTACATTTGAAAAGATTTGTGTGGATTTTCTCAAAGCTAAAAATAAAAGCATGAAACTACCTTTTGTTTTTGAAAAAATAGGGAGATGGTGGGGGAATAATCCTATTATGAAGAGAGAAGAAGAAATAGATATATTAGCCACCTCTAAAGATCATGCATTAATTGGTGAATGTAAATGGAGAAATCAGCTTTTAGACATGAATGTTGTCCATTCATTGATAGAAAAATCTCAAGCTTTGAAATATGAAAATAAATATTATATATATTTTTCAAAGTCAGGTTTTACAAAAGATGTTATAAATTTTTCAAGTCATAATGAAAAAATTATATTAGTAGATTTTTCTACAGAGATTCTTGGAGAATAA
- a CDS encoding YjfB family protein, with protein MDIAALSMGLSQMKVAQQSSVSVMKMAMDTSKEQMSDLTKMMEQSVNPHIGGSIDLKL; from the coding sequence ATGGATATAGCAGCTTTATCAATGGGACTTAGTCAAATGAAAGTAGCGCAACAGTCTAGTGTGTCAGTTATGAAAATGGCAATGGATACGTCTAAAGAGCAAATGTCAGATTTGACAAAGATGATGGAACAGTCTGTAAATCCTCATATTGGAGGAAGTATTGATTTAAAACTTTAA
- a CDS encoding flagellar protein FlaG has protein sequence MMRIDGSIAFQNQNQYQNTSQTAECGTKIEDNNVDVENISNKPNNFPGEHQLIEAIEKSNKDLKLDGTSLQFSIHEKTKQIMVKIVNDQTKEVIKEIPSEKVLDMVASMMERTGLFLDKKA, from the coding sequence ATGATGAGAATCGATGGAAGTATAGCTTTTCAAAATCAAAATCAATATCAAAATACAAGTCAGACAGCAGAATGTGGGACAAAAATAGAGGATAACAATGTAGATGTAGAGAATATTTCCAATAAACCCAATAATTTTCCAGGAGAGCATCAACTGATAGAAGCCATTGAAAAATCAAATAAAGATTTAAAATTAGATGGTACAAGTCTTCAATTTTCTATTCATGAAAAAACGAAACAAATAATGGTAAAAATAGTAAATGATCAAACAAAAGAAGTGATCAAAGAGATTCCATCAGAAAAAGTTTTAGATATGGTGGCATCTATGATGGAAAGAACGGGACTATTTTTAGATAAAAAAGCATAA
- the fliD gene encoding flagellar filament capping protein FliD, with product MNVNRFSGIASGMDTESMVKEMMRVQRVRADKYYQSRETNNWRQEQYNDVNKDFANFILDVTKEFGVERKSFGSLIGDTSNLTWVKKAASSNEDIFTAKGTSKAPTGTHKIRVERLAEGVSVASSGKIETTSGTFITGQTKISELQGFGGSGSFEINGKEITVDESTTINSLIQQINTGTIDHDNNPNTPEISIGIQASFDYMQGRLFLSTKGTGKNAQIKVQELDAGGNPKDPTWMKDIFKLSDEIFSENGKTGQDAIIDFDGAEGLEYSSNQFTINGIEVNLKAADPSKEYTIGVDTDVDEVYNKIKFFVDKYNELIDKMNKKTSEKRYRTFQPLTKEQRDAMKENDIKLWEQKAKSGLLRGDEHINRTLQNMRSGLYESVYEQYDPDKGIEENKENLLSGFNQLTKIGIKTGEWKDKGKLVIDDIKLKEAIREDVDGVLNLLFKPSSVTSETEGMDDSWSDAQKSEYKTKKRQQMRKESGLMNRLFDDVITGMKDIVNKAGTGENASIYRDVKANLLIDFVTKMGSISHIDKDTLDLEKKMTNEEKRLVQVEQRYWDKFTAMEKALSKMQSQSSWVAQQLGGM from the coding sequence ATGAATGTAAATCGTTTTAGCGGAATAGCATCTGGTATGGATACAGAAAGTATGGTCAAAGAAATGATGAGAGTTCAGAGAGTTCGAGCAGACAAATATTATCAAAGTAGAGAGACAAATAATTGGAGACAAGAACAATATAATGATGTAAACAAAGATTTTGCAAACTTCATATTAGATGTAACAAAAGAGTTTGGAGTGGAAAGAAAAAGCTTTGGATCTTTAATAGGAGATACATCAAATCTTACTTGGGTAAAAAAAGCCGCTTCATCTAACGAAGACATATTTACTGCAAAAGGTACATCTAAAGCTCCAACGGGAACACATAAAATAAGAGTAGAGAGGTTGGCAGAAGGAGTTAGTGTAGCGAGTTCAGGCAAAATAGAAACTACATCAGGTACATTTATTACAGGACAAACAAAAATTTCAGAATTACAAGGTTTCGGTGGTAGTGGAAGTTTTGAAATTAATGGAAAAGAAATTACAGTAGATGAGAGTACTACTATTAATAGTTTGATACAACAAATCAATACAGGAACAATAGACCATGATAATAATCCTAATACTCCAGAAATTTCAATAGGAATACAAGCTAGTTTTGACTATATGCAAGGAAGATTGTTTTTATCTACAAAGGGAACAGGTAAAAATGCACAGATAAAGGTTCAAGAACTAGATGCAGGTGGGAACCCTAAAGATCCTACTTGGATGAAAGATATTTTTAAGTTAAGTGATGAGATTTTTTCTGAGAATGGAAAAACTGGTCAAGATGCTATCATAGATTTTGATGGTGCAGAAGGTTTAGAATACTCTTCCAATCAATTTACCATCAATGGAATCGAAGTAAATTTAAAAGCTGCAGATCCATCTAAAGAATACACTATAGGCGTAGATACAGATGTAGATGAAGTTTATAATAAAATTAAGTTTTTTGTAGATAAATACAATGAATTAATAGATAAAATGAATAAAAAAACTTCTGAAAAAAGATATAGAACCTTTCAACCATTAACAAAAGAGCAAAGAGATGCCATGAAGGAGAATGATATAAAACTTTGGGAACAAAAAGCCAAAAGTGGGTTACTTCGAGGAGATGAACATATCAATCGTACCCTTCAAAATATGAGAAGTGGGCTATATGAAAGTGTATATGAACAATATGATCCTGACAAGGGAATAGAGGAAAATAAAGAGAACTTATTATCTGGATTTAATCAATTAACGAAAATAGGCATTAAAACAGGTGAGTGGAAAGACAAAGGAAAACTTGTCATTGATGATATTAAATTAAAAGAAGCCATTCGAGAAGATGTAGATGGAGTACTGAATCTGTTGTTTAAACCATCTTCTGTTACAAGTGAGACAGAAGGTATGGATGATTCGTGGTCAGATGCGCAAAAATCAGAATATAAAACAAAAAAAAGACAACAGATGCGAAAAGAATCAGGTCTTATGAATCGTTTGTTTGATGATGTAATCACAGGAATGAAAGATATTGTCAATAAAGCTGGAACAGGAGAAAATGCTTCTATTTATAGAGATGTAAAAGCCAATTTATTAATTGATTTTGTAACCAAAATGGGTTCTATTAGTCATATAGATAAAGATACATTAGATCTAGAAAAGAAAATGACTAATGAAGAAAAAAGGCTTGTTCAAGTTGAACAAAGATATTGGGATAAATTTACTGCAATGGAGAAGGCATTAAGCAAAATGCAATCTCAAAGTTCTTGGGTTGCTCAGCAATTAGGTGGCATGTAA
- the fliS gene encoding flagellar export chaperone FliS: MAMRNPYQNGFNQYKQNTVNTAPPEELTLMLYNGAVKFMNQAILYIDQKNIQKSHEVIIRASDILIELNATLDMKYDISKGLRPIYDFLIDQLAQANLKKDKKVIEDILPIVNDLRDTWKQAIELAKKK; encoded by the coding sequence ATGGCAATGAGAAATCCATATCAAAATGGATTTAATCAATATAAACAAAATACAGTAAATACAGCACCACCAGAGGAATTAACATTGATGCTTTATAATGGTGCTGTAAAATTTATGAATCAAGCTATTTTATATATAGATCAAAAAAATATTCAAAAATCCCATGAAGTGATTATAAGAGCAAGTGATATTTTGATAGAACTCAATGCTACATTAGACATGAAATATGATATATCAAAAGGCCTTCGCCCTATTTATGATTTTTTAATAGATCAATTAGCACAAGCAAATCTGAAAAAAGATAAAAAGGTGATAGAAGATATTTTACCTATTGTAAATGATTTGAGAGATACTTGGAAACAAGCTATAGAGCTTGCTAAAAAGAAGTAA
- the flgN gene encoding flagellar export chaperone FlgN: protein MHIEGLMDILIETSVKKESALRELLDLTIAQETLIKQGSIEEVLEKIEQKQNKIHQIQKIDITFLSSYHQMKEILQVESLEEIDVSKYPTLKNLKRIIKDITDLLKKIDELDKRNVDQMQNDFKQLKEEMKKLKAKQQGSKIASTYGNTYGQVQGVFIDHK, encoded by the coding sequence ATGCATATAGAAGGCTTGATGGATATATTGATAGAAACTTCAGTCAAAAAAGAAAGTGCTTTACGAGAATTACTAGATTTAACTATTGCTCAAGAGACATTGATCAAACAAGGGTCAATAGAAGAAGTCTTAGAAAAGATAGAACAAAAGCAAAATAAAATCCATCAAATCCAGAAAATAGATATCACTTTTTTGAGTAGCTACCATCAAATGAAAGAGATATTACAGGTAGAGTCTCTAGAGGAAATAGATGTCAGTAAGTATCCTACTTTAAAAAATTTAAAAAGAATTATAAAGGATATTACTGATCTTCTTAAAAAGATAGACGAATTAGATAAAAGAAATGTAGATCAGATGCAAAATGATTTTAAGCAATTAAAAGAAGAAATGAAAAAGTTAAAAGCAAAGCAACAAGGTTCAAAAATTGCTTCTACTTATGGAAATACATATGGACAAGTACAAGGTGTTTTTATTGATCATAAATAA